Proteins encoded together in one bacterium window:
- the tadA gene encoding Flp pilus assembly complex ATPase component TadA, producing MVRKNATDMHISAGSSPLLRIDGKLIRMPMNPISEELSKILAYSLMSSSQRRKFETELDCDFSIGIKDFSRFRCNVYHQKGSIAIAVKSIPIDVKAPENLHIPQEIYEFGGVNAGLVLIAGPRASGKSTTLSSLLNKINEERKQHILSIEDPLELLYNSKNCIINQRELYRDTKSYDVALASAPRQNADIIFVSEANDEQKLLATLKVADMGLLVFATIRARDAVSSMMRLIDLDLPPYLINGALRVIMAQRLLRMICPYCKRIVTPDYSLLHDIGIDPKKVQNIKFYRGSGCPKCNGTGFQGRIPIFEILYVTPRIKTMVQAGTSIIELWKDAVNGGMVPMRKVALKYMLEGLTTLEQVATETVTYQ from the coding sequence ATGGTTCGGAAAAATGCAACAGATATGCATATCTCCGCTGGTTCCTCTCCACTTCTCCGTATAGATGGTAAACTCATCAGAATGCCGATGAATCCGATCTCTGAGGAACTCTCTAAGATCTTGGCCTATTCACTTATGTCTTCCTCGCAACGACGTAAATTTGAAACAGAACTCGATTGTGATTTTTCTATCGGTATTAAAGATTTTTCTAGATTCCGATGCAATGTATATCACCAAAAGGGATCTATTGCTATTGCAGTCAAATCAATTCCTATTGACGTCAAGGCGCCGGAAAATCTACATATACCTCAAGAGATATATGAGTTCGGCGGCGTAAATGCCGGCCTCGTTCTTATTGCCGGACCACGGGCTTCAGGTAAATCCACAACCCTCTCGTCCCTTTTAAATAAAATCAACGAGGAACGCAAACAACATATTCTATCCATCGAAGACCCGTTAGAGCTTCTCTACAATTCTAAAAATTGTATAATTAATCAACGCGAACTTTATAGAGACACTAAATCATATGATGTGGCGCTTGCTTCGGCGCCACGCCAGAATGCAGACATCATTTTTGTTAGTGAAGCCAATGACGAACAAAAACTTTTAGCTACTCTGAAAGTCGCCGATATGGGCCTTTTAGTCTTTGCAACCATACGCGCAAGGGATGCGGTTAGCTCAATGATGAGGCTAATCGATCTGGACTTGCCACCTTACCTGATAAACGGTGCACTCCGAGTGATAATGGCTCAAAGGCTTCTCAGAATGATTTGTCCATACTGTAAAAGAATTGTCACTCCCGACTATTCATTACTTCACGATATTGGTATAGACCCAAAAAAGGTCCAAAATATAAAATTTTATCGTGGTTCTGGATGCCCCAAATGCAATGGCACGGGATTTCAAGGAAGAATACCTATATTCGAAATATTGTATGTCACTCCTAGAATCAAAACGATGGTCCAGGCCGGGACATCTATTATCGAACTTTGGAAAGATGCTGTAAACGGTGGTATGGTGCCTATGAGAAAAGTAGCTCTTAAATATATGTTAGAAGGACTTACTACACTGGAACAAGTTGCAACAGAAACTGTTACTTATCAATAA
- the pilB gene encoding type IV-A pilus assembly ATPase PilB, translating into MALRLGEMLIRAGRITQEQLDTALTTQKETGDKLGQVLLNLGYISDENVINEFVAKQLNVGTIKLEDLELDSSVVELIPVDIARKFFVIGTIKVGRMLFVATEDPTNLFVLDTLKFVTNCDIQPVMATKTQINTAIDKYYESDEETIDEILEDMASDEDLDVVEESEDDFSESELQEAIQEKPLVKLVNSIIMDAIRRNASDIHIETYEKRTRVRMRIDGTLYEMAPMPFRLRYAVVSRIKIMAKLNISERRLPQDGRIKVQTHGRPIDLRVSVLPTIFGEKVVMRLLDPENLMLDITKLGFPKRALKEFNKAIHLPFGMVLVTGPTGSGKTTTLYSALSQLNTPEVNIMTAEDPVEFNLDGINQVHMHSDIGLNFSAALRSFLRQDPDIILVGEIRDGETASIAIKAALTGHLVFSTLHTNDAPSTITRLVDMGTPPFLVASSLRLIMAQRLLRRVCKYCKKEIAPDPEMLEIIGMSTEDAKKVTFYEGEGCPQCHGSGYKGRIATFEVMGMSVPLEKMIIEGASALELSEQAAKDGMRTLRQEAIRYMIEGITSLQQVITETAAH; encoded by the coding sequence ATGGCTCTCCGCTTAGGCGAGATGCTCATTAGAGCCGGAAGAATAACGCAGGAACAACTCGATACAGCCCTTACCACACAGAAGGAAACAGGCGATAAACTAGGTCAAGTGCTTCTCAATCTTGGATATATTAGTGATGAAAATGTTATTAACGAATTCGTTGCCAAACAACTTAATGTTGGAACAATTAAACTCGAGGACCTTGAACTCGACTCCAGTGTCGTCGAATTAATCCCGGTTGATATCGCACGCAAATTCTTTGTTATTGGGACTATCAAAGTCGGAAGAATGCTCTTTGTCGCCACCGAAGACCCCACAAACCTCTTTGTCCTCGATACTCTTAAATTCGTTACAAATTGTGATATCCAACCGGTAATGGCAACAAAAACACAGATCAACACAGCAATTGATAAATACTATGAAAGCGACGAAGAAACTATCGACGAAATCCTCGAGGATATGGCCTCTGATGAGGATCTCGATGTTGTCGAGGAAAGCGAAGATGATTTCTCCGAATCGGAGCTTCAGGAAGCCATTCAGGAAAAGCCTCTTGTTAAACTCGTTAACTCTATCATTATGGACGCCATACGCCGCAACGCTTCGGATATACATATCGAAACCTACGAAAAACGCACACGAGTTAGAATGCGTATCGATGGCACGCTTTACGAAATGGCACCTATGCCCTTCAGACTTCGATACGCTGTTGTTAGCCGTATCAAAATCATGGCAAAGCTTAACATCTCCGAAAGGAGACTACCTCAAGATGGCCGTATCAAAGTCCAAACTCACGGCAGGCCTATCGATCTTCGTGTTTCAGTACTTCCGACCATTTTCGGCGAAAAAGTCGTTATGCGTCTTCTCGATCCGGAAAACCTTATGCTTGATATCACTAAACTCGGCTTTCCAAAAAGAGCTCTCAAGGAGTTTAATAAAGCTATCCATCTTCCATTTGGCATGGTGCTGGTTACCGGCCCTACCGGTTCAGGTAAAACAACGACACTCTATTCAGCGCTTAGCCAGCTGAACACACCTGAAGTCAACATTATGACTGCTGAAGATCCTGTCGAGTTTAACCTCGATGGTATCAATCAGGTTCATATGCACTCCGACATCGGCCTTAATTTCTCAGCGGCGCTACGCAGCTTCTTGAGACAAGACCCGGATATCATCCTTGTTGGTGAGATCCGCGACGGTGAAACCGCTTCTATAGCTATTAAAGCAGCGCTTACAGGCCACCTTGTCTTTAGTACACTTCACACAAACGATGCACCTAGTACCATCACAAGGTTAGTCGATATGGGAACACCACCATTTTTGGTCGCTAGCTCTCTTCGATTAATCATGGCCCAGAGACTTCTTCGAAGAGTATGCAAATATTGTAAAAAGGAGATTGCGCCCGATCCAGAGATGCTTGAAATCATCGGAATGAGTACTGAAGACGCCAAGAAGGTCACTTTCTATGAGGGTGAAGGATGCCCTCAATGCCATGGCTCCGGATACAAGGGCAGGATAGCTACTTTCGAGGTTATGGGCATGAGTGTACCGCTCGAAAAGATGATAATCGAAGGTGCAAGCGCTCTCGAATTAAGTGAACAAGCAGCAAAAGACGGCATGAGAACCCTGCGACAAGAGGCGATTCGCTACATGATCGAAGGTATAACTTCTCTCCAACAGGTTATCACAGAAACAGCCGCGCATTAA